The nucleotide sequence GAGCATTTAGAATTGGCTGCTATCTAGTCTTTCTCGGGTGGGCACTGCCCGCCTTATGCTATTTTTTATCTAAAAAAAACTTATATTACTCCTCATAACTCTTTTAAAATTCAAACGTAACAAAACTTCAAACTTTACAAAAGTTTACAATTAATTGAGAAAAATTCCTATTTGCCTACGAGGTTGCGTCTTTCTGGGGATTTGCTAGAATTTCATAATAGCGCTTATTATATTCTTTTGTCCAAAACCTACTTAACCCATAGAGCAAAATCCTTATCTAATAAGCTTTTTAAAAACACTTTCCCCTAACCCCCCCTCAAAATCGAACCAGAAACCCAAATAGGAAATCCTTTTTTTAGTGAAGTTGTGTTAAGACAAAAAAACTTTTTTTGACAAAAATCATTATTTATGATATTTGAATACAGCCAGTGCAAAAATAAAACTAGACTGTACAGTTTAGTTTAGTCAAACTTAAAATAGGGAATATAGGAATATATAGAGAATACAGATAGAGTCAGGAGAAAAAGCCGTGACGACTCGTTTAGAAGAAAAAGCGGAACAAATATTACAAAGAGCATTACCCGAATTTCTCAAAAATGGTTATGCCGCTACCAGTATGGACCGAGTAGCCCAAGCCGCAGGAGTATCGAAACAAACCCTTTACAGTCATTTTTTAGATAAAGATGGACTCTTTACGGCCCTAGTGAAACGGATGGCCGGTGAAAAATTCCGTTTAGTTTGGTCTAAACCGTTAAAAGGAGAACCGAAAAAAGTCTTAAAAGAATTAGCCTATCGGTTACTGGAAGAAGCCCAAGATAAAGACCATATATGTTTTATGCGGCTAGTGGTTTCCGAGTCAGAAAAACGTCCCGATTTAGCTCATATTTTCTTGAGCAATATCGCTCAACCTTCAATTAAAATCTTGACTGAGTATTTAACAGAAAACCCAGAACTAAAGATTGTAGATGCAGAAGCCACAGCCCGAATTTTTGTCGGTTCGCTGATTCATTATATCCTGACACAAGAAATGTTTTATGGCAAAGAAATTATGCCCATGTCTGAAGAGCGTTTAGTGAATAGTTTAATTGAGTTACTGCTGAAGGAATAAAAAAAGGCAGTAAACAAGGTGCGTTATGGGCTTTGATACTGTCTTATGCTCCCATAAACCCTTGATAAAAAACCGATATTCTCCCGCTTTTTGTCCTAACAAAACTTGAAAATTATGTCACTCCCTAAAATATTTGTTACTCGTCAGCTTCCCGAAAGAGGACTTAATCCTTTACTCTCCCATGCAGAAATAGAAATATGGCCAGAACGTCAACCCCCAGCTTACGAAATCTTGTTAGAAAAAGTCCAACAAATCGATGGCTTACTGTGCTTATTAACGGACCGTATTGACGAGCAACTTATTAACACAGGAAAATCGCTAAAAGTTATTAGTCAAATGGCTGTCGGTTACGATAATATCGACATCAAAGCCGCTACTAACAGAAAAATTCCGGTAGGAAACACCCCAGGCGTATTAACCGATGCCACCGCCGACCTAACCTGGGCTTTATTAATGTGTGCCGCCAGACGAATTATCGAGTCTGAGCAATACGTCAGAGCCGGCTCTTGGCAGACTTGGGAACCGACATTACTATTAGGCACAGATTTATCCGGCGCGACTTTAGGCATAGTCGGGTTAGGACGTATCGGAGAAGCAGTTGCTCGTCGTGCATCAGGATTTAATCTGCGGGTCATTTATTCCAGTCGCCATCGTCGCTCAAAAGAGATAGAAGCGGCATTAGGTGTGGAATATGTAGAGTTTAATCGCTTATTGCAAGAATCAGATATTATAACCCTTCACACAGCCTTATCAAAAGAAACCCATCATTTAATCAGTTATGCACAATTTGCCCTCATGAAGCGATCAGCCATTTTAATCAACACAGCCAGAGGAGCCATTGTTGACCCACAGGCATTATATCAAACTTTAAAAAGTGGTCAGATTGCCGGGGCTGCCCTAGATGTCACTGAACCAGAACCCATACCCCTCGATAGTCCTTTACTGAGTCTGAAAAACTTGATTATTACGCCGCATATAGGCAGTGCCAGTTATCAAACACGCTTAAAAATGGCCACGATGGCGGCTAATAATTTACTGGCCGGACTATTAAACCAAC is from Gloeothece verrucosa PCC 7822 and encodes:
- a CDS encoding TetR/AcrR family transcriptional regulator; its protein translation is MTTRLEEKAEQILQRALPEFLKNGYAATSMDRVAQAAGVSKQTLYSHFLDKDGLFTALVKRMAGEKFRLVWSKPLKGEPKKVLKELAYRLLEEAQDKDHICFMRLVVSESEKRPDLAHIFLSNIAQPSIKILTEYLTENPELKIVDAEATARIFVGSLIHYILTQEMFYGKEIMPMSEERLVNSLIELLLKE
- a CDS encoding 2-hydroxyacid dehydrogenase, with protein sequence MSLPKIFVTRQLPERGLNPLLSHAEIEIWPERQPPAYEILLEKVQQIDGLLCLLTDRIDEQLINTGKSLKVISQMAVGYDNIDIKAATNRKIPVGNTPGVLTDATADLTWALLMCAARRIIESEQYVRAGSWQTWEPTLLLGTDLSGATLGIVGLGRIGEAVARRASGFNLRVIYSSRHRRSKEIEAALGVEYVEFNRLLQESDIITLHTALSKETHHLISYAQFALMKRSAILINTARGAIVDPQALYQTLKSGQIAGAALDVTEPEPIPLDSPLLSLKNLIITPHIGSASYQTRLKMATMAANNLLAGLLNQPLPYCVNPEIYS